aattaagtcattATCACAAAAAAACATTCACCATAGAATTTGACAGCAggataataaattattcttaaaaaagatttaatccAATTAGTTTCTCAAACtgaaattttctataaatatcgcAACAAAGGACCGAAATTTATCACAGACGCTTTTTATCCTATACCATAACATTTGAAGAATTTTCATACAGGATTCAACGTCAATTTGAACTTAAAATAGCACCAAGGGCTCTGGTTTCCTCCTACCCATCTTGCATATAATCCAGTCTTATTCCATTCTAGTACATTAATAGGTTGGAATTTTTACATGTTGCATTTGATACTGCCTTAAATCGTCATCTTGTGGAGTTTGAGTACTTTCTCTGACCGGAGTTCCATCTGGATATACCCTCACAACCATCCTACCAGTAAGAGGTACATAAAGGTAATCATTGTCACggtttaaaaaaggttttttggtACTAGAAGCGACCCTTTCAGTAGTCACACTCACTGGCCTGTAATTGTTCTGGAATCGATTGAACACCCCTTCACCATCAGGTGTCTTGATTATATTGATGATGGTGGATCCAGAACTTTCAGGTACgtcaatttgtttattttcgctGCTTGGTTTGTATACAAAATCCTTTGGAGGAGCAACTACGTAAACGTTATCCAACCGTGCACTGGCAGCAGACTGGGTTCCAAACTCGTCATAGTCAGAGAATGATTCATCTTCATATGAGTTTGGTTTAGATTTGGCTCCTGCTATTTTTTTTGCAGGTTTTGGAGTGGTAATTTGAAAGCGATGGCCTTGCATAAGAGTTTCCCAAACTGAAACAACAAGAAATTGGTTAAGGttgtcgatttttaaaatttttattatctatttttttaaaaattaatgttaatttaataattgatgattgaaaatatttatgtgATATTTAGATAATTATCCGAAACAATCTTGATGGTTATCAAGATGTTTATTCTGAATGTGTAATAATCAcagcaataattttttgccttaGGAGATTGAAAgcctagaattagcattgccgttgAACTAGGgacagtttgtttgcttgcagcgcatcattgcatcagagatgttacTGATGCAATGATGCGAAATGCTTAtctagaaatggcaaaaaaaaaacactttacaatatatataaaaatttgtcacttattttgaaaagcgcaaaacaatactatttaataaaatatgaagcattttttttcataaactaTGATAAGacactctataaagaagtcaaatcaagttaaatgaatgcagataacgtatattagagaaaaaagcaacaacatcgcaacgccgctcgacggcaatgttgattccaccgacacaagtaatctgtACCAGTGACgtagtcaaaaaatatttacatgataaatatttattattaatatattatgctttaaattataaacaatattaccgtttatgaactatttatgcgttttttttaacgtacttcattagagtaaaggtacttatctaataaaaagcatttttatggaaattcaatattttataattattatagacttcttaataattttttattattctacgtttaggACGACGGTTGTCGCTTGATATGATATTATGACAATTTCGGTATTTGCTTGCATAgtgcggcacaaacggcacGAGGTTTTACTAACTCaccctttttcctttttcaactaaaaactaaagaaaaaacacagaacttgaCAAATGCCGAATGTCAAGAATGtcaacacaaagccgtttgtcaagatcaCATTttgcaagatgacatcagcttttacCTGCGGTGTTcccattttaacatttttatgttaaaattttttttcaagttaaattatcatttttatatgtgttgatatatagctgaaaatttcctcttttgaaaatgcgtgtaaacttgacaacttGATGAATATATTTATGAACAAAACACCCTCCTTGCCCCGGTGCACATgctgaactcaaacaaagttgttgtttactaattctagcctttcaatgtttgAAGTTTATTGCTAATATGAGTTCATGACCtgcttttaattatttcataatattatatAGAGAGGAATATAACGAACTAAAAAGACAATCCTATTGTATCTTTAAAGAGCACAAAGGCTTTCAAGGTGCTATAGAAGGTGTGCATCggatttttaaagaattttcattCAGCTGTTATgtaataaatctgtttttttatacGTTGCAATGCACGACATTAGAATTAAGAAGCAAAAGTCGAGGCTGTCCCTTTGCATTTTCAGcaaatatctaattttattcTTAGGTGTTATTTGTTCTTTGCTTAtgatttgtaaatatttactcATATAggcatttataagaaaaatttaaatatatgagaGAGATTAATTAATCCCGGATTAAAAGGATTAAAGAAATTGTGTGCTACCTGTagctctaaataataatttaattattttcgaatcttcttattaaaatattaaaaatgaaatatggGTTTTGGACCTGAACATTtctttatatttctatttatttttctag
The sequence above is a segment of the Anthonomus grandis grandis chromosome 12, icAntGran1.3, whole genome shotgun sequence genome. Coding sequences within it:
- the LOC126742768 gene encoding rhythmically expressed gene 5 protein, whose product is MKGSIFSVLCLFVMISGLEGSAIPIWEYLSKQEKTSYIYSLFANQVEKFCEGSSIPFCTRQLMKYGLGTLKNIEEEKLDSMDPYQREANNIIWETLMQGHRFQITTPKPAKKIAGAKSKPNSYEDESFSDYDEFGTQSAASARLDNVYVVAPPKDFVYKPSSENKQIDVPESSGSTIINIIKTPDGEGVFNRFQNNYRPVSVTTERVASSTKKPFLNRDNDYLYVPLTGRMVVRVYPDGTPVRESTQTPQDDDLRQYQMQHVKIPTY